The DNA window AAAAAAATAAATCTCTGACCGATGCGGAAAAGAAAAATCTTTTTACCGACATCACAGAGGCGTATTTTAACCTTCTGAAAAACAATCAACTTTTACAAATGCACCAGGAAAGCCTGGATTGGATTGAAAAGAATATCCTGCTGGTGAATACGGGTGTTGAAAAAGGTTTATTTCCCGCCACTGAAATCAACCGCTGGACCATCGAGAAATTAAACCGTCAGAATTCCATACAGGCCGATAAACTGGAGATTGCCCGGTCGGTGGAAACCATAAAGATTCTGACCGGTCTCGCTTCCATTTCACAGGAGGATGCTGCACCGGCCGAGTATGCGGAGGTGACGGAGGATGATCTTCTCAAACATTCCCCCGAGTTGACTGTTTTTGACCTGGAAAAGAAACAGGTGGAGATAGAAATCCGCAAGGAGCATCGCGATAAATACCCTGACCTGCAGGTGGGAAACTCCCTGGTGATGAACAACGAGCCTGCGAGCACCGGCGATCAGTATGTGGTTTCGGCAAACCTGAATTTCAAACTCTTTGACGGCGGCAGGAGATTCCGGATTTTATCCGATCAGGCGAGGATAAAG is part of the Candidatus Latescibacter sp. genome and encodes:
- a CDS encoding TolC family protein gives rise to the protein MSLYQAALHHFPSIESFKNKEQSLQYENKALGWQRLLNVDMTMNYFRLSTTELGKYSNGDLTIFNTFDIFNKRGLDRSINRFEIQKNKSLTDAEKKNLFTDITEAYFNLLKNNQLLQMHQESLDWIEKNILLVNTGVEKGLFPATEINRWTIEKLNRQNSIQADKLEIARSVETIKILTGLASISQEDAAPAEYAEVTEDDLLKHSPELTVFDLEKKQVEIEIRKEHRDKYPDLQVGNSLVMNNEPASTGDQYVVSANLNFKLFDGGRRFRILSDQARIKSIENEQKAALFLLTEFYRNRLREMNTQKEMLKNLQAARELSIDNLNKLLIGYQKRFVDFTTLFTAFRDDISLRENHVNISTGFNKSYQYLYHLSRGDIYL